In Lonchura striata isolate bLonStr1 chromosome 18, bLonStr1.mat, whole genome shotgun sequence, one genomic interval encodes:
- the TMEM120B gene encoding transmembrane protein 120B isoform X2: MRAQLERCRGEWRELEEEFRQLQETHKVYRQKLEEVTSLQTACSSSIHRQKKTLRDLKHSLQRCKPRASPEEFALIQEISSQIKERQNAFFDMEAYLPKRNGLYLNLVLGNVNVTLLSNQAKFAYKDEYEKFKLYLTIILLLGAVACRCFLHYRVTDEVFNFLLVWYYCTLTIRESILISNGSRIKGWWVSHHYVSTFLSGVMLTWPDGLMYQMFRSQFLAFSIFQSCVQFLQYYYQRGCLYRLRALGERNHLDLTVEGFQSWMWRGLTFLLPFLFFGHFWQLYNAITLFRLSRHKECKEWQVCFCVGFHIPAALPRELPHYSQGGAH; the protein is encoded by the exons aTGCGGGCCCAGCTGGAGCGGTGCCGCGGCGAGTGgcgggagctggaggaggagttccggcagctccag gaaacACACAAAGTTTACAGGCAGAAACTGGAAGAAGTCACCAGCTTGCAGacagcctgcagcagctccataCACCGGCAGAAGAAGACACTGAGGGATCTGAAGCACAGCCTGCAGCG GTGCAAGCCCAGAGCGAGTCCTGAGGAGTTTGCTCTCATTCAGGAGATCAGCAGCCAGATCAAGGAGAGGCAGAATGCCTTCTTTGACATGGAAGCCTACCTGCCCAAGAGGAATGG CCTGTACTTAAATCTGGTGCTGGGAAATGTGAATGTCACTCTCTTGAGCAACCAGGCAAA GTTTGCCTACAAGGACGAGTATGAGAAGTTCAAACTTTATCTGACAATAATCTTGTTACTCGGGGCTGTTGCCTGCAGGTGTTTTCTCCACTACAG GGTGACAGATGAAGTGTTTAACTTTCTGTTGGTGTGGTATTACTGCACGCTGACGATACGGGAAAGCATTCTCATTAGCAATGGCTCAAG gaTCAAAGGCTGGTGGGTGTCTCATCACTACGTTTCCACATTCCTGTCTGGAGTGATGTTAACATG GCCGGATGGACTCATGTATCAGATGTTTCGCAGTCAATTTTTAGCATTTTCAATATTTCAGA GCTGTGTTCAGTTCTTACAGTATTATTACCAAAGGGGTTGCCTCTATAGGCTCCGGGCTTTGGGGGAGAGAAACCACTTGGACCTTACAGTAG AAGGATTCCAGTCCTGGATGTGGCGGGGGCTGAcgtttctccttcccttcttgTTCTTTGGGCAT TTCTGGCAGCTATACAATGCAATCACGCTTTTCAGATTGTCAAGGCACAAGGAATGCAAAGAATGGCAGGTGT GTTTTTGTGTTGGCTTtcacattcctgctgctcttcctcGGGAACTTCCTCACTACTCTCAAGGTGGTGCACACTAA
- the TMEM120B gene encoding transmembrane protein 120B isoform X1, which produces MRAQLERCRGEWRELEEEFRQLQETHKVYRQKLEEVTSLQTACSSSIHRQKKTLRDLKHSLQRCKPRASPEEFALIQEISSQIKERQNAFFDMEAYLPKRNGLYLNLVLGNVNVTLLSNQAKFAYKDEYEKFKLYLTIILLLGAVACRCFLHYRVTDEVFNFLLVWYYCTLTIRESILISNGSRIKGWWVSHHYVSTFLSGVMLTWPDGLMYQMFRSQFLAFSIFQSCVQFLQYYYQRGCLYRLRALGERNHLDLTVEGFQSWMWRGLTFLLPFLFFGHFWQLYNAITLFRLSRHKECKEWQVFVLAFTFLLLFLGNFLTTLKVVHTKLQKNKDKVKKL; this is translated from the exons aTGCGGGCCCAGCTGGAGCGGTGCCGCGGCGAGTGgcgggagctggaggaggagttccggcagctccag gaaacACACAAAGTTTACAGGCAGAAACTGGAAGAAGTCACCAGCTTGCAGacagcctgcagcagctccataCACCGGCAGAAGAAGACACTGAGGGATCTGAAGCACAGCCTGCAGCG GTGCAAGCCCAGAGCGAGTCCTGAGGAGTTTGCTCTCATTCAGGAGATCAGCAGCCAGATCAAGGAGAGGCAGAATGCCTTCTTTGACATGGAAGCCTACCTGCCCAAGAGGAATGG CCTGTACTTAAATCTGGTGCTGGGAAATGTGAATGTCACTCTCTTGAGCAACCAGGCAAA GTTTGCCTACAAGGACGAGTATGAGAAGTTCAAACTTTATCTGACAATAATCTTGTTACTCGGGGCTGTTGCCTGCAGGTGTTTTCTCCACTACAG GGTGACAGATGAAGTGTTTAACTTTCTGTTGGTGTGGTATTACTGCACGCTGACGATACGGGAAAGCATTCTCATTAGCAATGGCTCAAG gaTCAAAGGCTGGTGGGTGTCTCATCACTACGTTTCCACATTCCTGTCTGGAGTGATGTTAACATG GCCGGATGGACTCATGTATCAGATGTTTCGCAGTCAATTTTTAGCATTTTCAATATTTCAGA GCTGTGTTCAGTTCTTACAGTATTATTACCAAAGGGGTTGCCTCTATAGGCTCCGGGCTTTGGGGGAGAGAAACCACTTGGACCTTACAGTAG AAGGATTCCAGTCCTGGATGTGGCGGGGGCTGAcgtttctccttcccttcttgTTCTTTGGGCAT TTCTGGCAGCTATACAATGCAATCACGCTTTTCAGATTGTCAAGGCACAAGGAATGCAAAGAATGGCAG GTTTTTGTGTTGGCTTtcacattcctgctgctcttcctcGGGAACTTCCTCACTACTCTCAAGGTGGTGCACACTAAACTGCAGAAGAACAAAGACAAGGTGAAGAAGCTGTGA